GAGGCGTAAAGCTTCTAGATTGGTCACTCGATCTAGCGTGCCATCAGGTAGCAGATCGGTGCTGTAGAAACCTATGCCTGCTGCTGCCAAAATGAATGAGAGAATAATAATGGCATCAAGCATGGTTGTGTTGTTTTCCTGCAATTGTTTTACCCGATGAAATCAAAAACATCTGACTTCATCGCTAAGAGACAACAATGAATATTGACTTAGACTAAGGGCGGAAGCAGGGAATATCTGCAAATATTATAACTAAAGAGCTTTATTTTAATATTTTGCATGGTTTTGTTGTGAAACGATAAAAAAACATAAACAAACTTTTTATTTTGGCAATTTGTAATGCTTTGTTAAGTTAAGTAATTATTGCTGACAATGAATCAAAAATTTGCTGTTTCTAGCATGGTCAGTTCTGCTTATGTACATATTCCTTTTTGCAGACGACGGTGCTTTTATTGCGATTTCCCGGTGTTTGTGGTGGGCGATCGCCAACGGGGTGAAACATCGGGTACAATCTCCCATTACGTAGAGGTGTTATGCCAAGAAATTGCCCATACACCTAGTTTTGGTCAATCTTTGCAGACAATTTTCTTTGGTGGTGGTACTCCTTCACTGCTATCAACTCAGCAGTTGGCACAAATACTAGAAGCTTTAGAAGAACGTTTTGGAATTGCGCCCCAAGTTGAAATTTCAATGGAAGTAGATCCAGGTACATTTGATTTGGCGCATATCTCTGGCTATCGGAGTTTGGGTGTAAATCGGGTGAGTTTGGGTGTACAAGCCTTTCAAGAAGAATTGTTAAAAGTAGCTGGGCGATCGCATTCCGTTAAAGATATCTTTGCAGCTGTTGAACTAATTCACAAAGTCGAGATTCCCGAATTTAGTCTAGATTTAATTTCTGGGTTGCCACATCAGTCTTTAGATCAATGGTCGGATTCTTTAGCAAAAGCCGTGGCGACCAACCCGACGCACATATCTATCTATGATTTAACC
This portion of the Aulosira sp. FACHB-615 genome encodes:
- the hemW gene encoding radical SAM family heme chaperone HemW yields the protein MNQKFAVSSMVSSAYVHIPFCRRRCFYCDFPVFVVGDRQRGETSGTISHYVEVLCQEIAHTPSFGQSLQTIFFGGGTPSLLSTQQLAQILEALEERFGIAPQVEISMEVDPGTFDLAHISGYRSLGVNRVSLGVQAFQEELLKVAGRSHSVKDIFAAVELIHKVEIPEFSLDLISGLPHQSLDQWSDSLAKAVATNPTHISIYDLTIEPGTAFNRYYKPGDNPLPTDETTVKMYQMGQQVLTGAGYAHYEISNYARPGHQCQHNRVYWENRPYYGFGMGAASYTNKKRFTRPRKTQEYYQWVQAGCKIDCEITPAVEVLLETLMLGLRLAEGVSLSCLQAEFGKEKIGEIYQCLQPYIEKDWVKVTEGRLQLTDPEGFLFSNVILADLFNQLG